CGTGCAGGCGGAGCTGTGCGACGTCGTCATCACGGCGCTGATGGCACTGCGGACGCTGACGCCTCAGGCGCGGGAGGTGTTCGGGGGGCATCTGGAGCGGGTCGCGCAGCGGTCACTGGGGGCGGTTTCTCCCTCCCTCGCGACATCCCGTCTCCCCGAGAACCGGCAGGCCGGCGGGGGTGAGACATCCCAGCCTCCCACAGGGGCCCTCGGCGGTTGATCGGTCACGCAGCGGTGT
This is a stretch of genomic DNA from Streptomyces hawaiiensis. It encodes these proteins:
- a CDS encoding MazG-like family protein codes for the protein MNEQTPTPELWSTIDALSEWLDTARPVEGREGVLLRILKLSEEVGEVSEAVIGATGQNPRKGVTHTWDDVQAELCDVVITALMALRTLTPQAREVFGGHLERVAQRSLGAVSPSLATSRLPENRQAGGGETSQPPTGALGG